A stretch of Candidatus Omnitrophota bacterium DNA encodes these proteins:
- a CDS encoding type II/IV secretion system protein: MPAPDPLLKVSALTEAFAQAGPVGADVAKDSAALQQLASQAPIIKLVDTMLMEAVNRRASDVHIEAFEHDVVVRYRIDGRCYAVANPPRSLAFAIASRVKILANLDVAESRLPQDGRILLNVNNRQIDLRASTLPTVHGESIVLRVLDKSSVSLTLMQLGMSEQDEATIEKLLQRPNGLLLVTGPTGAGKTTTLYACLNKLNTPERKLITTEDPVEYDIDRLIQVAVNPKIELTFAMCLRSILRHDPDVIMVGEIRDQETAQIAVQAALTGHLVFSTLHTNDAPGAVTRLLDMGLEPFLLTSTITGVAAQRLVRALCPACRAPYEASPEELEALRLVQSDLSQPLMKPVGCEACQGIGFKGRVGIYELLAMDESLAPLVLERASATELRAWARTQGMRSLREDGVAKVLAGLTTAEEVIRETQDYE, encoded by the coding sequence ATGCCTGCTCCCGATCCTTTGCTGAAGGTCAGCGCGCTCACCGAGGCGTTTGCGCAAGCCGGCCCGGTCGGCGCTGACGTCGCCAAGGATAGCGCTGCCTTGCAGCAACTGGCCAGCCAAGCGCCCATTATCAAGCTGGTCGACACGATGCTGATGGAAGCCGTCAACCGCCGCGCGTCGGACGTCCACATCGAGGCGTTTGAACACGATGTCGTGGTGCGCTACCGGATCGACGGCCGGTGCTACGCGGTGGCCAATCCGCCGCGGAGCCTGGCGTTTGCGATCGCCTCGCGCGTGAAGATTCTGGCGAATCTGGATGTGGCGGAATCGCGCCTGCCGCAGGATGGCCGAATTTTGCTGAATGTCAACAACCGGCAGATCGATTTGCGCGCTTCGACCCTGCCGACCGTGCACGGGGAAAGCATCGTGTTGCGCGTCTTGGATAAGAGCTCGGTGAGCCTCACGCTGATGCAGCTGGGCATGTCGGAGCAGGACGAAGCGACGATCGAGAAATTGCTGCAGCGCCCGAACGGCTTGCTCCTGGTGACCGGGCCGACGGGCGCGGGGAAAACGACGACGCTGTATGCCTGCCTGAACAAGCTCAACACGCCGGAGCGGAAACTCATCACAACGGAGGATCCGGTCGAATATGACATCGACCGCTTGATCCAGGTGGCGGTGAACCCGAAAATCGAGCTGACCTTCGCCATGTGCCTGCGCTCGATTCTCCGCCATGATCCCGATGTCATCATGGTGGGGGAAATCCGCGACCAGGAGACGGCGCAGATCGCGGTGCAGGCGGCCTTAACCGGGCACCTGGTGTTTTCAACGCTGCACACGAACGATGCGCCCGGGGCGGTGACGCGCCTGCTCGATATGGGGCTCGAGCCGTTTCTGCTGACCTCGACCATCACCGGGGTGGCGGCCCAGCGCCTGGTGAGGGCGCTGTGTCCAGCGTGCCGAGCGCCCTACGAGGCTTCACCGGAGGAGCTTGAAGCCTTGCGCCTGGTCCAAAGCGATCTGTCGCAGCCCTTGATGAAGCCGGTGGGATGCGAGGCCTGCCAGGGCATCGGGTTCAAGGGGCGTGTGGGCATCTATGAGCTGCTCGCCATGGATGAGTCGCTGGCTCCGCTGGTGCTGGAGCGCGCGAGCGCGACGGAGCTTCGCGCATGGGCCAGGACGCAAGGCATGCGGAGTCTGCGCGAAGATGGTGTGGCCAAAGTGCTGGCCGGCCTGACAACCGCGGAGGAAGTGATACGGGAGACCCAAGACTATGAGTAG
- a CDS encoding type II secretion system protein GspG: MELLVVIAIIGILMGLVTAGAQAARRRAAVAKAKGMIGSLETAIAMYNSDMGQYPATDNAALVLALQEDPQNPDWNGPYMEFKQDDVKDEEVIDPWGRPYIYVSANGGSPEHRPSSFDLYSLGPNGVNDAGAGDDIVNW; this comes from the coding sequence GTGGAGTTATTAGTTGTGATCGCTATTATCGGCATCTTGATGGGCTTAGTCACGGCGGGCGCGCAGGCCGCCCGACGGCGCGCGGCGGTGGCGAAAGCCAAAGGCATGATCGGCTCGCTGGAGACGGCCATCGCCATGTATAACAGCGACATGGGGCAGTACCCGGCGACTGATAATGCCGCGCTCGTCTTAGCACTCCAGGAGGATCCGCAAAACCCGGATTGGAACGGCCCGTACATGGAATTCAAGCAGGACGACGTGAAGGACGAGGAGGTCATCGATCCGTGGGGGCGTCCGTATATCTATGTCTCGGCCAATGGCGGGTCACCGGAGCACCGGCCGAGCTCCTTTGACCTGTATTCGTTAGGGCCAAACGGCGTCAATGACGCGGGAGCCGGAGACGACATCGTCAACTGGTAA